From the uncultured Desulfovibrio sp. genome, one window contains:
- a CDS encoding adenylosuccinate synthase, whose translation MANTVIIGAQWGDEGKGKIVDMLSAQSRVIVRFQGGNNAGHTIKVQGEETILHLIPSGILHENKICLIGNGVVLDPHVFLEEVDHLAARGIDVSPARLGISKKTHLIMPYHKSLDQAREAKRAGHKIGTTGRGIGPCYEDKAARVGLRAGDLTDPDLVRAKVAHALQEKNVLLRDLYKFEPLDANTVSEELLALAPRLVPYLTEVEERMQEVQAEGGDILFEGAQGIHLDIDHGTYPFVTSSNTVAGNASAGCGIAPSALNRIVGIVKAYTTRVGSGPFPTELLDDTGSYLRTQGHEFGATTGRPRRCGWLDAVVLRESVRLNGLTDIALTKLDVLQNLPVLKICVAYEYKGKRLSYLPQEECSLGGVTPIYEEMPGFEEDITQCASYEELPATVRAYIARIEELTGVKVSLVSVGADRRQTIVR comes from the coding sequence ATGGCGAATACGGTCATCATCGGCGCTCAGTGGGGCGACGAGGGCAAGGGCAAGATTGTTGATATGCTGAGCGCCCAGAGCCGCGTTATCGTCCGCTTTCAGGGCGGCAACAACGCAGGGCACACCATCAAGGTGCAGGGCGAAGAAACCATTCTTCACCTTATCCCTTCCGGCATACTGCACGAAAACAAAATTTGCCTCATCGGCAACGGCGTTGTGCTCGACCCGCATGTGTTCCTGGAAGAAGTGGATCACCTTGCCGCCAGGGGCATTGACGTTTCACCCGCGCGTCTTGGCATCAGCAAAAAGACCCATCTGATCATGCCGTACCACAAAAGCCTGGATCAGGCCCGTGAAGCCAAGCGCGCCGGACACAAGATCGGCACCACTGGCCGCGGCATCGGTCCCTGCTACGAAGACAAGGCCGCCCGGGTGGGCCTGCGCGCAGGCGACCTGACCGACCCTGATCTTGTTCGCGCCAAGGTGGCCCACGCCCTGCAGGAAAAAAACGTTCTGCTGCGCGACCTCTACAAATTTGAACCTCTCGATGCAAATACCGTGAGTGAAGAGCTGCTGGCTCTTGCGCCCCGCCTTGTTCCCTACCTCACCGAGGTGGAAGAACGCATGCAGGAAGTGCAGGCCGAAGGCGGCGATATCCTTTTTGAAGGTGCTCAGGGCATCCACCTTGATATCGACCACGGCACATACCCCTTTGTGACCTCGTCCAATACGGTGGCGGGCAATGCATCGGCTGGCTGCGGCATTGCGCCCTCGGCCCTGAACCGCATTGTGGGCATCGTCAAAGCCTACACCACGCGCGTGGGTTCCGGTCCCTTCCCCACTGAACTGCTGGACGACACCGGCAGCTACCTGCGCACGCAGGGTCATGAATTCGGCGCCACCACGGGCCGTCCCCGCCGTTGCGGCTGGCTGGATGCCGTGGTGCTGCGCGAAAGCGTTCGCCTGAACGGGCTTACGGACATTGCCCTGACCAAGCTTGACGTGTTGCAGAACCTGCCGGTGCTGAAAATCTGCGTTGCCTACGAGTACAAGGGCAAACGCCTGAGCTACCTGCCGCAGGAAGAATGCTCCCTTGGCGGCGTAACGCCCATCTACGAAGAAATGCCCGGCTTTGAAGAAGACATCACCCAGTGCGCCAGCTATGAAGAGCTGCCCGCCACTGTGCGCGCCTATATCGCCCGCATTGAAGAGCTGACGGGCGTCAAGGTTTCGCTGGTTTCGGTGGGCGCTGACCGCCGCCAGACCATCGTGCGCTAG
- a CDS encoding DNA polymerase III subunit delta', producing MNTLLPAIADAAFDRLKSVLDNLGATPPQVLLLEGGSEAQRLDTARYWAARVNCPQAETSGAPCLTCPVCMQIAAGEHLDLAAYDGRISNREDEETPGPVRAFNMERVRELKVRLRDAPHGQGRRVVILMGLSLTRDEASNALLKALEEPSSTTVFILLAPQREQLLPTLVSRSFCLTLPWPDSRADDEDMRPWEDALAQFLVQGQGFFDRVAAKGAIDAAGATRLLLCCQKAMSRILSDRQDPARPLDAALEGLRGKARAVACQWFAEAQDALNYGVTPARILEALAARLFALRRMAGQS from the coding sequence ATGAATACCCTGCTGCCCGCCATAGCTGATGCCGCCTTTGACCGGCTGAAGAGCGTACTCGACAATCTGGGTGCGACTCCGCCGCAGGTATTGCTGCTTGAGGGCGGCAGCGAGGCCCAGCGCCTTGATACGGCACGTTACTGGGCCGCCCGCGTCAACTGCCCGCAGGCGGAAACATCGGGCGCTCCCTGCCTGACCTGCCCCGTGTGCATGCAGATTGCCGCTGGCGAGCATCTGGATCTGGCAGCGTATGATGGTCGCATAAGCAACCGTGAAGATGAAGAAACCCCTGGCCCTGTCCGTGCGTTCAACATGGAACGCGTGCGCGAACTCAAGGTTCGCCTGCGGGATGCTCCGCACGGACAGGGGCGCAGGGTTGTTATACTCATGGGGCTCAGCCTCACCCGCGACGAAGCTTCCAACGCCCTACTCAAGGCCCTGGAAGAACCCTCGAGCACCACTGTCTTCATTCTGCTTGCACCCCAGCGCGAACAGCTCTTGCCTACCCTGGTTTCCCGCTCATTCTGTCTCACTTTGCCGTGGCCTGACAGCCGCGCAGATGATGAAGACATGCGCCCCTGGGAAGACGCCCTTGCGCAATTTCTTGTTCAGGGGCAAGGTTTTTTTGACCGTGTTGCTGCCAAGGGAGCCATCGACGCAGCAGGCGCAACCCGTTTACTGCTGTGCTGCCAAAAGGCCATGAGCAGGATACTTTCAGACAGGCAAGACCCGGCGCGCCCGCTGGACGCGGCCTTGGAGGGACTGCGCGGCAAGGCCCGCGCGGTAGCCTGCCAATGGTTTGCCGAAGCCCAGGATGCCCTGAACTACGGAGTTACTCCGGCCAGGATCCTTGAGGCGCTGGCGGCACGACTTTTTGCCTTGCGGCGTATGGCGGGTCAATCGTAA
- a CDS encoding diguanylate cyclase domain-containing protein: MRVALPPISQFNRVEDGQVVGYIPDYLTQLTRYTGWNIVYVVEKDWAACLAALDKGEVDICAPARYSAERARQYLYCAYPGGTSYTAILAPNDSPVIYDDLESLAQLRVGSMGNPIWLKDFADFIRQRGGTMPTIVEYPGREELREAMHSGQVDAILETVLSLRNDEKILAKCKLTPFFYIGSLKNPKLMQELEQAVVQLKMEQPDLEYRLGRMYLPRMFQTPLSRAELTYIAQQPPLRVGYDPDRKPHSWQDPVTGNARGILPDILRDAAARSGLQVTFEPYTAHPANFTEAYTQNKLDMAFGSFPSSALQSHKNFRLTAPLTRSSLYLYAKPDVKLEQETLFTLAVPTSIYNAAEYASRTFPNAVIKLFSDEEACLTATGRREANAVLGNSMVLNNLTSSPRFSEFNPVTSYSDIEEARLTIRPGLPDMLLGILNNLLLTIDEKSRTQIISSNIAAAATSPTLADIVYENRSLLMVVAELMLFVSALVAYALHLRRKTLSNQMASEQRLAHIADNINGGVISISTQLPLQILDANNGFWQLLGYEADKPQTTAFIDLLHADDAKKLLDMLADKKNGPVTNTMELRLRHKDGQWLPLLLRGTFSGDENAHRSIDCVVVDITEQKRMQEELEQEKERYRILLEQSQDIFFDVDTEKRQFRCSPNFLLKFGREATPLFNETGRPNNRHIIHPEDLPALNELRRRIRSGNPTAFAVMRIPTAEGRYIWCRVQATRISKQDAPLRLVGKIVDIDEEVRRRAELERRTQRDSLTDLLNKTAFRDKICAAMPAKPQQDRTDALLFLDLDNFKLINDTFGHVRGDAALLEASDALKRIFRNADAVGRFGGDEFCVFVRDITRAALKERAEALLLELHKFIEHDGQSVEITTSIGIYLFDGTEASYDVALHRADNAQYLAKQAGKNCYRFYDETPEAWTDETDTAKQLS; the protein is encoded by the coding sequence GTGCGTGTGGCGCTCCCCCCCATTTCGCAGTTCAACCGCGTAGAAGATGGGCAGGTTGTGGGGTACATTCCCGACTATCTGACCCAGCTCACCCGCTATACGGGATGGAACATAGTTTACGTTGTTGAAAAAGACTGGGCCGCCTGCCTAGCCGCGCTGGATAAAGGCGAGGTCGACATCTGCGCGCCCGCCCGGTATTCGGCTGAACGCGCCCGCCAGTATCTCTACTGCGCATACCCCGGCGGCACTTCCTATACGGCCATTCTGGCCCCCAATGATTCACCGGTTATTTACGATGATCTGGAAAGCCTCGCGCAATTACGCGTGGGGAGCATGGGCAACCCCATCTGGCTTAAGGATTTTGCTGACTTCATCAGGCAGCGCGGTGGCACAATGCCCACCATTGTGGAGTACCCCGGCAGGGAAGAGCTGCGGGAAGCCATGCATTCCGGTCAGGTGGACGCCATTCTGGAAACCGTACTCTCGTTACGAAATGACGAAAAAATTCTGGCAAAGTGCAAGCTCACGCCTTTTTTTTACATAGGTTCACTTAAAAACCCAAAACTTATGCAGGAACTTGAGCAGGCCGTGGTGCAGCTCAAGATGGAGCAACCCGATCTGGAGTATCGCCTGGGGCGCATGTATCTTCCGCGCATGTTTCAGACGCCGCTTTCACGGGCGGAACTGACTTACATTGCCCAGCAGCCGCCCCTGCGCGTGGGCTATGATCCTGACCGCAAGCCCCATTCGTGGCAGGACCCTGTGACCGGGAACGCACGTGGCATCCTCCCGGACATCCTCCGGGATGCAGCAGCGCGCAGCGGTTTGCAGGTTACTTTTGAGCCCTATACTGCACACCCCGCAAATTTTACAGAGGCCTATACCCAGAACAAGCTGGATATGGCCTTTGGTTCGTTTCCCTCTTCAGCTCTTCAATCCCACAAGAATTTTCGCCTGACCGCGCCGCTGACGCGCAGCAGCCTGTATCTATACGCCAAGCCTGACGTAAAACTGGAACAAGAGACGTTATTTACACTGGCTGTACCGACAAGCATCTATAATGCGGCAGAGTACGCCTCCCGCACGTTTCCCAATGCGGTAATTAAGCTTTTTTCTGATGAGGAAGCATGCCTGACTGCCACTGGCCGACGCGAAGCCAACGCGGTTCTGGGCAATTCCATGGTTCTCAATAACCTTACGAGCTCCCCGCGTTTCAGCGAGTTCAATCCTGTCACCAGCTACAGCGATATTGAAGAAGCGCGCCTGACCATCAGGCCGGGGCTGCCCGATATGTTGCTGGGCATTTTGAACAACCTTCTGCTGACCATTGATGAAAAGAGCCGAACCCAGATCATTTCCAGCAATATAGCAGCGGCAGCTACTTCGCCGACATTGGCGGATATTGTGTATGAAAACCGCTCGCTGCTGATGGTTGTAGCCGAGCTGATGCTCTTTGTTTCGGCTCTTGTTGCCTACGCCCTGCACCTTCGCCGCAAAACCCTGTCAAACCAGATGGCCAGCGAGCAGCGCCTTGCCCACATAGCCGACAACATCAACGGCGGAGTCATCAGCATATCTACACAGCTTCCTTTGCAGATTCTTGATGCCAACAACGGATTCTGGCAGTTGCTCGGCTACGAGGCCGACAAACCGCAGACTACCGCGTTTATTGATCTGCTGCATGCGGACGATGCAAAAAAGCTGCTGGACATGCTGGCAGACAAAAAAAACGGCCCTGTGACAAACACCATGGAACTGAGGCTGCGCCACAAGGATGGCCAATGGCTGCCCCTGTTGTTGCGCGGTACATTTTCCGGTGATGAGAATGCTCACCGCTCCATTGATTGCGTGGTGGTGGACATCACCGAGCAAAAACGCATGCAGGAAGAGCTTGAGCAGGAAAAGGAGCGCTACCGGATTCTACTTGAGCAATCGCAGGACATTTTTTTCGATGTGGATACAGAAAAACGCCAGTTCCGCTGTTCGCCCAACTTTTTGCTGAAGTTCGGCAGGGAGGCCACGCCCCTCTTTAACGAAACCGGCCGACCGAACAACAGGCATATCATCCATCCTGAAGACCTGCCCGCCCTCAACGAACTGCGGCGGCGCATCCGCAGCGGCAACCCGACTGCTTTTGCAGTCATGCGCATCCCCACAGCCGAGGGGCGCTACATCTGGTGCCGAGTGCAGGCCACACGTATCAGCAAGCAAGACGCCCCCTTGCGCCTTGTAGGAAAAATTGTTGATATTGATGAAGAAGTGAGACGCCGTGCCGAGCTTGAGCGCCGCACCCAGCGCGACAGTTTGACTGATCTGCTGAACAAGACCGCCTTCCGCGACAAAATCTGCGCAGCCATGCCTGCAAAACCGCAGCAGGATAGAACTGATGCGCTCCTGTTCCTTGACCTGGATAATTTCAAGCTGATCAACGACACCTTTGGGCATGTCAGAGGCGATGCCGCCCTGCTCGAAGCCAGCGATGCCCTCAAACGCATCTTTCGCAACGCTGATGCTGTGGGCCGTTTCGGCGGCGATGAATTCTGCGTTTTTGTCAGGGACATCACGCGCGCGGCACTCAAGGAGCGGGCCGAGGCCCTGCTTTTAGAACTTCACAAATTTATTGAGCATGATGGACAGAGTGTAGAGATCACCACCAGCATAGGCATCTATCTCTTTGACGGCACCGAGGCGTCTTACGATGTGGCCTTGCACCGCGCGGACAATGCGCAGTATCTGGCAAAACAGGCTGGCAAGAACTGCTACCGCTTTTATGATGAAACCCCTGAAGCCTGGACAGACGAAACGGATACAGCCAAACAACTCAGCTAA